From a single Brettanomyces bruxellensis chromosome 5, complete sequence genomic region:
- a CDS encoding uncharacterized protein (BUSCO:EOG09262K8C) translates to MSANYWASSQRNKWQVTRKIIHDARMSIEAIEKKEFGVNIALQECKYDLNMRIYLHQMIIKLGRRLNLRQLIMSSAEIYMTRFLLKASIKEVNIYLLVATCIYVACKIEECPQHIRTILSEARRCWPEFIPNDLTKLAELEFYLIDELDCYLIVYHPYNSLTQIVNILQETHNTSLRVEITPDELQAAWSIVNDSYILDLHMMFPPHIIAVAALYLTLLLGVDLNTVEGNTHQANSVPNSSHSELIKGKNDTARSPSAFNSPNSKMSPVAHMTPRISNNIKMHTAKRDTQAVSELGNHKSPSGAQNYSYPKRIEALINFLASSNINLQEVIQSVQELLSLYQSWEFYDEIAERNTVHNALIVLNKNYSG, encoded by the coding sequence ATGTCGGCAAACTATTGGGCATCGTCACAAAGAAACAAATGGCAGGTGACAAGGAAAATTATACATGATGCACGAATGTCGATAGAAGcaattgagaaaaaggaatttGGTGTGAACATAGCTTTACAAGAGTGCAAGTACGACCTGAATATGAGAATATATCTTCACCAGATGATAATCAAATTAGGGCGAAGGCTCAATTTAAGGCAATTAATCATGTCTTCTGCAGAGATATACATGACAAGGTTTCTGTTGAAGGCATCGATTAAAGAAGTGAATATTTACCTTCTTGTCGCCACTTGTATTTACGTTGCGTGCAAAATAGAAGAGTGCCCACAGCATATAAGAACAATATTGTCAGAAGCAAGACGATGTTGGCCGGAATTTATTCCAAACGACTTGACAAAGCTTGCCGAGCTTGAATTTTATCTCATTGACGAGTTGGATTGCTATCTCATAGTGTATCATCCTTACAATTCTCTTACGCAGATAGTGAACATCCTACAGGAAACGCATAATACTTCGTTAAGGGTTGAAATTACGCCAGATGAGCTTCAAGCTGCTTGGTCCATTGTCAACGATAGCTACATCTTAGATCTCCATATGATGTTTCCTCCTCATATAATAGCAGTTGCTGCATTGTACCTAACACTTCTTCTTGGTGTGGATTTGAATACTGTCGAGGGAAATACCCATCAAGCAAATTCAGTACCGAACAGTTCACACTCTGAACTTATAAAGGGCAAAAATGACACTGCTCGCTCTCCGTCAGCTTTTAATTCTCCAAATAGCAAAATGTCCCCAGTTGCTCACATGACGCCACGTATCTCTAACAACATAAAAATGCACACTGCAAAACGCGATACACAAGCAGTTTCAGAGCTCGGCAATCACAAAAGTCCCTCAGGTGCCCAAAATTACAGTTATCCCAAAAGAATAGAGGCGTTGATAAACTTTTTGGCTTCATCGAACATAAACTTGCAAGAAGTCATACAGAGCGTTCAGGAACTCCTTTCATTATATCAATCGTGGGAATTTTACGATGAGATCGCTGAAAGAAATACAGTCCACAATGCACTCATCGTGCTTAATAAGAATTATAGTGGTTGA